The Streptomyces venezuelae genomic interval GGGTGCGGGCCCGGAACGGCGTGACGAAGTCCACCATGACCTCGGCCAGGTCCGTCTTCAGGGCGCCGTACATCTTGCCCTCGTAGCTCTTCTCCAGGTCGGCGATGCTCGTCCCGGAGAGGGTGGACAGGATGGCGAGGAGGTTGGAGACGCCGGCCTTGTTCTCCGGGTCGAAACGGATCACGGTGTCCGTGTCGGTGACCGCGCTCTTGACCTTCTTCGCGGTGACCTTCGGCTCGTCCAGGAGGTTGATCAGGCCCTTCGGCGAGGACGCCGACTTGCTCATCTTGATCGTCGGGTCCTGGAGGTCGTAGATCTTCCCGGTCTCCTTGACGATGTACGGCTTGGGGACGGTGAAGGTGTCGCCGAAGCGGCCGTTGAAGCGCTCCGCGAGGTCGCGGGTCAGCTCGATGTGCTGGCGCTGGTCCTCGCCGACCGGGACCTCGTTGGCCTGGTAGAGCAGGATGTCCGCGACCTGGAGGATCGGGTACGTGAAGAGGCCGACGGTGGCGCGGTCGGCGCCCTGCTTCGCGGACTTGTCCTTGAACTGCGTCATGCGGGAGGCCTCGCCGAAGCCGGTGAGGCAGTTCATGACCCAGCCGAGCTGCGCGTGCTCGGGGACGTGGCTCTGGACGAAGAGGGTGCAGCGGTCCGGGTCGAGGCCGGCGGCGAGCAGCTGCGCGACGGCGAGGCGGGTGTTCGCCCGCAGCTCGGCGGGGTCCTGCGGAACCGTGATGGCGTGCAGGTCGACGACCATGTAGAAGGCGTCGTGGGACTCCTGCAGCGCGACGTACTGACGGACCGCACCGAGGTAGTTGCCGAGGTGGAAGGAGCCCGCCGTGGGCTGGATTCCGGAGAGCGCGCGAGGACGATCAGAGGCCATGCACATCATTCTCTCAGGTGTGGGAACCGATCCCCGACTGCCGGTGTATCAAGAGTGTGAGGACGCGGGAGGGGACCCGGGAGGGGGGCCTGGTCGTCGACGAGGCCGTGGTGATCGCACGGGTGCGCGCCGGAGAGCCGGAGGCGTACGCGGAGCTGGTCCGCGCGCACACGGCGGTGGCGCTGAGGGCGGCCGTGGCGTGCGGCGCGGGGCCGGAGGCCGAGGACGTGGTGCAGCAGGCGTTCTTCAAGGCGTACCGCTCGCTGGGGAGGTTCAAGGACGGGGCGGCCTTCCGGCCGTGGCTGCTGCGGATCGTCGTCAATGAGACCAGGAACACAGTGCGCTCGGCGGGTCGCCGGCGGGCCGTCGCGGACCGGGAGGCGGACCTGCTCGGCGGCGAGCCGCGGATACCGGAGTCGGCGGACCCGGCGGTCGCCGCGGAGGAGCGGGAGCGGAGCCGGCGGCTGCTCGACGCCCTGGACGGCCTCTCCGAGGACCATCGCCAGGTGGTGATCCACCGCTATCTGCTGGAGCTGGACGAGGCGGAGACGGCGGCGGCGCTGGGCTGGCCGAGAGGGACGGTGAAGTCCCGGCTGAGCCGGGCGCTGAAGAAGCTGGGACTGGTGCTGGAGGGAGGTGAGGAGCGTGGCTGACGAGCGTCTGCCGGACGAGCTGCGGGAGCTGGGGCGGCGGCTGCGGGTGCCCGACGTGGACGGCGGGTCCATGGCGGAGCGGGTGCTCGCGCAGCTCCTCGCCGAGCACGTACCGACGCCGGTGCCGGAGCTGCCGGGGCCGGGGCCGTGGCGGCGGCGGTGGGGCCGGGTGCGGGCGTGGCTGCGGGAGAAGCGGCGGGTGCTGGTGGCCGGCCTGACCGGGGTGCTGATCGTGCTGGTGCTCACCCCTCCGGTGCGGGCGGCGGTGGCGGACTGGTTCGGCTTCGGCGGGGTGGCCGTGCGGTACGACCCAGAGGGCCGCACCGCGCCGCCGGGCGGGGCGGTGCCGGGCTGCCCGGACCCGGTGCCCCTGGCGGAGGCCGGGCGCAGGGCCGGGTTCGAGCCGGCGATACCGGGCGTGCTCGGGCCGCCGGACGCGGTCGCGGTGACGGGATCGGCCGAGCGCGGCCGGGCGGTGATCAGCCTGTGCTGGCGCGCCGGGGAGCGGACGGTCCGGCTGGACGAGTTCCCGGCCCGGCTGGACATCGGCTTCGCGAAGGAGGTCAGGACGCAGCCGGAGTGGGTGGATCTGCCGGACGGGGCGCAGGGCTACTGGTTCGCGGCTCCGCACCTGCTGACGGTCCCGATGACGGACGGGACCGGCGGGATATGGACCCATGAGGTCCGCACGGCGGGCCCCACGCTCCTCTGGACGCGGGGCGGGGGCGCCCTCACCTTCCGGCTGGAGGGCATACCGGACCGGGAGGAGGCACGCCGGACGGCGGAGTCCGCCGGCTGACGGTGGCTGCGGCGGTGGCCCGGCGGGGGCCGGCGCTCGCGGTGTGGTGGGCGCGCCGTCGTCGAGGTTTCCGCTTCCGGCGCGCGAGCGACGATAAGAAGGGGAGCCACAACCCCTGAGCTCCCGGGCCGCAGGACGAACGGAGACCCCGTGTCGAGGACGCAAGACGCGATCGCTTCCGCGGAGGCGCACAGCGCTCACAACTACCACCCCCTTCCGGTCGTCGTCGCCTCGGCGGACGGCGCCTGGATGACCGATGTCGAGGGGCGCCGCTATCTCGACATGCTCGCCGGGTACTCGGCGCTCAACTTCGGGCACGGCAACCGGCGGCTGATCGAGGCCGCGAAGGCGCAGCTGGAGCGGGTGACGCTGACTTCGCGCGCCTTCCACCACGACCGCTTCGCCGAGTTCTGCGGGCAGCTCGCGGCCCTGTGCGGCAAGGAGGCGGTGCTGCCGATGAACACGGGGGCGGAGGCGGTCGAGACAGCCGTGAAGACCGCCAGGAAGTGGGGGTACGAGGTGAAGGGCGTGCCGGACGGGCACGCGAAGATCGTGGTCGCGGGGAACAACTTCCACGGCCGGACGACGACGATCGTCAGCTTCTCCACGGACCACGAGGCGCGGGACCACTTCGGCCCGTACACACCGGGGTTCGAGATCGTCCCGTACGGGGACCTGACCGCTCTGGAGGCGGCGGTCACCGAGAACACGGTGGCGGTGCTGCTCGAACCGATCCAGGGCGAGGCGGGGGTCCTGGTGCCGCCGGCCGGCTATCTGCCGGGGGTGCGGGAGCTGACCCGCCGGCGGAACGTGCTGTTCATGGCGGACGAGATCCAGTCGGGTCTGGGCCGGACGGGGAGGACCTTCGCGTGCGAGCACGAGGGCGTCGTGCCGGACGTGTACATCCTGGGGAAGGCGCTGGGCGGCGGTGTCGTGCCGGTGTCGGCGGTGGTCGCGGACCGTTCGGTGCTCGGGGTGTTCCGGCCGGGCGAGCACGGGTCGACGTTCGGCGGTAATCCGCTGGCCTGCGCGGTGGCCCTGGAGGTGATCGCGATGCTGCGGACGGGCGAGTACCAGGAGCGGGCGGCGGAGCTGGGCGAGCACCTGCACGCCGAGCTGCGGCTGCTCGTGGGCGGCGGTGCGGTAGAGGCGGTGCGCGGGCGCGGCCTGTGGGCGGGCGTGGACATCGCGCCCTCGCGGGGCACGGGCCGGGAGATCTCGGAGAAGCTGATGGAGCGGGGGGTCCTGGTGAAGGACACGCACGGGTCGACGATCCGGATCGCGCCGCCCCTGGTGATCTCGAAGGAGGACCTGGACTGGGGCCTTGAGCAGCTGCGGGAGGTGCTGGCGGACTGAGCGACCGGTCGGCCTCCGGTCGCGTGGCGTCGTCAGGTACGGAGTGCTTCGAGCGGCTGCACCTTCGCCGCTCCGAGTGCCGGGTACAGGCCGGCGAGGAGTCCGGTGAGCGATCCGACGGCGGGGGGGGGAGGACCACGGTGCAGGGGTTGATGACGGTGGTCCATTCCCGGACGAGGGCGACCACGGCGACGACCCCCACCCCGATGGCCGTGCCG includes:
- the trpS gene encoding tryptophan--tRNA ligase — encoded protein: MASDRPRALSGIQPTAGSFHLGNYLGAVRQYVALQESHDAFYMVVDLHAITVPQDPAELRANTRLAVAQLLAAGLDPDRCTLFVQSHVPEHAQLGWVMNCLTGFGEASRMTQFKDKSAKQGADRATVGLFTYPILQVADILLYQANEVPVGEDQRQHIELTRDLAERFNGRFGDTFTVPKPYIVKETGKIYDLQDPTIKMSKSASSPKGLINLLDEPKVTAKKVKSAVTDTDTVIRFDPENKAGVSNLLAILSTLSGTSIADLEKSYEGKMYGALKTDLAEVMVDFVTPFRARTQEYLDDPETLDSILAKGAEKARAVAAETLAQTYDRMGFLPAKH
- a CDS encoding RNA polymerase sigma factor, whose translation is MRTREGTREGGLVVDEAVVIARVRAGEPEAYAELVRAHTAVALRAAVACGAGPEAEDVVQQAFFKAYRSLGRFKDGAAFRPWLLRIVVNETRNTVRSAGRRRAVADREADLLGGEPRIPESADPAVAAEERERSRRLLDALDGLSEDHRQVVIHRYLLELDEAETAAALGWPRGTVKSRLSRALKKLGLVLEGGEERG
- the rocD gene encoding ornithine--oxo-acid transaminase; its protein translation is MSRTQDAIASAEAHSAHNYHPLPVVVASADGAWMTDVEGRRYLDMLAGYSALNFGHGNRRLIEAAKAQLERVTLTSRAFHHDRFAEFCGQLAALCGKEAVLPMNTGAEAVETAVKTARKWGYEVKGVPDGHAKIVVAGNNFHGRTTTIVSFSTDHEARDHFGPYTPGFEIVPYGDLTALEAAVTENTVAVLLEPIQGEAGVLVPPAGYLPGVRELTRRRNVLFMADEIQSGLGRTGRTFACEHEGVVPDVYILGKALGGGVVPVSAVVADRSVLGVFRPGEHGSTFGGNPLACAVALEVIAMLRTGEYQERAAELGEHLHAELRLLVGGGAVEAVRGRGLWAGVDIAPSRGTGREISEKLMERGVLVKDTHGSTIRIAPPLVISKEDLDWGLEQLREVLAD